Proteins co-encoded in one Myripristis murdjan chromosome 4, fMyrMur1.1, whole genome shotgun sequence genomic window:
- the tal1 gene encoding T-cell acute lymphocytic leukemia protein 1 homolog: MKHRPSPYEVDFSSVTTHLPSPGSPPKVVRRIFTNSRERWRQQNVNGAFSELRRLLPTHPPDRKLSKNEILRLAVRYINFLDKLLGDQDGPEGGAFTGQEGGACTGQGGGAYGQQSPPETLSPSSSSSCGSLLDGEQSPDSWTDFQVSYGEPGRLQRPHLAAHTASYS, encoded by the coding sequence TTACcacccacctcccctccccaggCTCCCCTCCCAAGGTCGTGCGTCGCATCTTCACCAACAGCCGTGAGCGCTGGCGGCAGCAGAACGTGAACGGGGCGTTCAGCGAGCTGCGGAGGCTGctgcccacccacccacccgaCAGGAAGCTCAGCAAGAACGAGATCCTGCGGCTGGCCGTCAGGTACATCAACTTCTTGGACAAGCTACTGGGCGACCAGGATGGGCCAGAGGGCGGGGCCTTCACGGGGCAGGAGGGCGGGGCCTGCACGGGACAGGGGGGCGGGGCCTACGGGCAGCAGAGCCCTCCGGAGACGCTGTCgcccagctccagctccagctgtgGGAGCCTGCTGGACGGGGAGCAGAGCCCCGACAGCTGGACTGACTTCCAGGTGTCCTATGGAGAGCCTGGACGACTGCAGCGCCCCCACCTGGCAGCACACACAGCGAGCTACAGCTGA